One region of Neisseria mucosa genomic DNA includes:
- a CDS encoding DnaA regulatory inactivator Hda gives MNQLIFDFAERGYPGFDKFLGTENAELVYVLQHKHDPFIYVWGEEGAGKSHLLRAWVAQALDAGKKAVYIDAAATPLTEAAFEAEYLAIDQIEKLGNEEQALLFAVFNRFRNSGKGFLLLSSEHTPQQLVIREDLRTRMAYCLVYEVKPLTDQEKIDALVSMAAARQVTIDPEIFEYLLNHWRRDMDSLMQMLDTLDNYAVTMGKRITLPLLRQLLKQQETQ, from the coding sequence GTGAACCAGCTTATTTTCGACTTCGCCGAACGCGGCTATCCCGGTTTCGACAAATTCCTCGGAACGGAAAATGCCGAACTGGTCTATGTGTTACAGCATAAACACGACCCGTTTATCTACGTCTGGGGCGAAGAAGGCGCGGGCAAAAGCCACCTGCTGCGCGCATGGGTCGCCCAAGCGCTCGACGCGGGGAAAAAAGCCGTTTATATCGACGCCGCCGCCACGCCACTGACCGAAGCCGCCTTTGAGGCAGAATACCTCGCCATCGACCAAATCGAAAAACTGGGCAACGAAGAACAAGCCCTCCTGTTTGCCGTATTCAACCGTTTCCGCAACAGCGGCAAAGGCTTTCTGCTGCTAAGCTCCGAACACACGCCCCAACAGCTCGTCATCCGCGAAGACTTGCGCACCCGCATGGCCTACTGTCTCGTTTACGAAGTCAAACCCCTGACCGACCAAGAAAAAATCGACGCGCTCGTCAGCATGGCGGCGGCGCGCCAAGTCACCATAGACCCCGAAATCTTCGAATACCTGCTCAACCACTGGCGGCGCGACATGGACAGCCTGATGCAGATGCTCGACACGCTGGACAACTACGCCGTTACCATGGGCAAACGCATCACCCTGCCGCTTCTTCGCCAGCTTCTGAAACAACAGGAAACCCAATGA
- a CDS encoding HAD-IB family hydrolase codes for MKNLAIFDLDNTLINTDSDHSWPQYLIKKGLVDAAETEAQNEKFYHDYQNGCLDIDAFLKFHLAPLARYSKEELAEFHREFMAEFITPYISPMQRMLVQSHQMAGDETLVISSTNEFIITPICHLFGITNIIGTQLETGADGRYTGNYIGTPSLKEGKITRLNQWLAKRGETLESYGKTYFYSDSKNDLPLLRLVNEPVAVNPDAELEQEAKAKGWPILNFK; via the coding sequence ATGAAAAACCTTGCCATCTTCGACCTCGACAACACCCTCATCAACACCGATTCCGACCACTCTTGGCCGCAATACCTCATCAAAAAAGGGCTGGTTGACGCTGCCGAAACCGAAGCGCAAAACGAAAAATTCTACCACGACTACCAAAACGGCTGCCTCGACATCGACGCCTTCCTCAAATTCCACCTCGCCCCGCTCGCCCGTTACAGCAAAGAAGAGCTGGCAGAATTTCACCGCGAATTTATGGCAGAGTTCATCACGCCCTACATTTCGCCCATGCAGCGTATGCTGGTACAGAGCCACCAAATGGCGGGCGACGAAACCCTAGTTATCTCCTCGACCAACGAGTTCATCATCACCCCCATCTGCCACCTTTTCGGCATCACCAACATCATCGGCACCCAACTCGAAACCGGTGCCGACGGCCGCTACACCGGCAACTACATCGGCACGCCCAGCCTCAAAGAAGGAAAAATCACCCGCCTGAACCAATGGCTCGCCAAACGCGGCGAAACGCTCGAAAGCTATGGCAAAACCTATTTTTACAGCGATTCCAAAAACGACCTGCCGCTGCTGCGCCTCGTCAACGAACCCGTCGCCGTCAATCCCGATGCCGAGTTGGAACAAGAAGCCAAAGCAAAAGGTTGGCCGATATTGAACTTCAAATAA
- a CDS encoding acyl carrier protein: MSIRGIIPALLLAFALPAATQTVNPAEYTPASQNPAQPIKPVKLSILVSPEGKAVEVSILESSGYEGLDETAVATAKKDKYDAAGYWVRYKGTIEFKNQ, from the coding sequence ATGTCCATTCGCGGCATCATCCCCGCCCTGCTGCTTGCCTTTGCCCTACCCGCAGCCACGCAAACCGTCAACCCGGCAGAATACACCCCAGCATCCCAAAATCCCGCACAACCCATCAAACCCGTCAAACTTTCCATCTTGGTTTCCCCCGAAGGCAAAGCCGTAGAAGTCAGTATCCTCGAATCCAGCGGTTATGAAGGGCTTGACGAAACAGCCGTGGCAACCGCCAAAAAAGACAAATACGATGCCGCCGGATACTGGGTGAGATATAAAGGAACCATCGAGTTTAAAAACCAATAG
- a CDS encoding divalent-cation tolerance protein CutA: MSAFKPVIVTTTAPTREEAEKIGSLLLEKQLAACVQYEAITSQYLWNGEICRDNEIRITIKTSRHCYREIQKTILANHSYECPQILMQNVSRGYAPYLRWLKRCLGL; encoded by the coding sequence ATGTCCGCGTTCAAACCCGTCATCGTTACCACCACCGCCCCAACCCGCGAAGAAGCCGAAAAAATCGGCAGCCTGCTTCTGGAAAAGCAACTCGCCGCCTGCGTGCAATACGAAGCCATCACCAGCCAATACCTTTGGAACGGCGAAATCTGCCGCGACAACGAAATCCGCATCACCATCAAAACCTCGCGCCACTGCTACCGCGAAATCCAAAAAACCATCCTCGCCAACCACAGCTACGAATGCCCGCAAATCCTGATGCAAAACGTATCGCGCGGATACGCCCCCTATTTGCGTTGGCTGAAGCGGTGTCTCGGTTTATAG
- a CDS encoding transposase has translation MYLAAEHGAEHGFPFGFGLRMQTYSGLNLNQDKATKPQTVQIVRQGEATPYWFKVNPL, from the coding sequence GTGTATCTTGCCGCCGAGCATGGTGCGGAACATGGGTTTCCTTTTGGTTTTGGATTGCGGATGCAGACGTATAGTGGATTAAATTTAAATCAGGACAAGGCGACGAAGCCGCAGACAGTACAGATAGTACGGCAAGGCGAGGCAACGCCGTACTGGTTTAAAGTTAATCCACTATAA
- the panD gene encoding aspartate 1-decarboxylase, protein MFRTMLGGKIHRATVTEADLNYVGSITIDQDLLDAAGILVNEKVAIVNNNNGERFETYTIPGERGSGVVCLNGAAARLVQKGDIVIIMSYVMLSEPEIAAHEPKVVLVDEHNKILDILSYEPPHTVL, encoded by the coding sequence ATGTTCCGCACCATGCTCGGCGGCAAGATACACCGCGCCACCGTTACCGAGGCCGACCTCAACTACGTCGGCAGCATCACCATAGACCAAGACCTGCTCGACGCCGCAGGCATCCTCGTTAACGAAAAAGTCGCCATCGTCAACAACAACAACGGCGAACGCTTCGAAACCTACACCATCCCCGGCGAACGCGGCAGCGGCGTCGTCTGCCTCAACGGTGCCGCTGCACGGCTCGTCCAAAAAGGCGACATCGTCATCATCATGTCCTACGTCATGCTGTCCGAACCCGAAATCGCCGCGCACGAACCCAAAGTCGTCCTCGTGGACGAACACAACAAAATCCTCGACATCCTCTCCTACGAGCCGCCGCACACCGTCCTATAA
- a CDS encoding 3-deoxy-8-phosphooctulonate synthase — translation MNIRINNLTVGNDLPFTLFGGINVLEDLDSTLKACEQYVKVTDKLGIPYVFKASFDKANRSSIHSFRGVGLDEGMKIFQAVKREFDVPVITDVHEPYQCAPVAKVCDVIQLPAFLARQTDLVVAMAKTGNVINIKKPQFLSPSQMKNIVEKFQEAGNGQIILCERGANFGYDNLVVDMLGFGVMKQTCGGLPVIFDVTHSLQTRESGAAASGGRRAQVLDLALAGMATRLAGLFLESHPNPDQAKCDGPSALPLAQLEDFLTRVKAVDETVKSFAPMDIR, via the coding sequence ATGAACATCCGCATCAACAACCTCACCGTCGGCAACGACCTCCCCTTTACCCTGTTCGGCGGAATCAACGTCTTGGAAGACCTAGACTCCACCCTCAAAGCCTGCGAACAATACGTCAAAGTGACCGACAAACTCGGCATCCCCTACGTCTTCAAAGCCTCCTTCGACAAAGCCAACCGCTCCTCCATCCACTCCTTCCGCGGCGTCGGCTTGGACGAAGGCATGAAAATCTTCCAAGCCGTCAAACGCGAGTTTGACGTACCCGTCATCACCGACGTCCACGAACCCTACCAATGCGCCCCCGTCGCCAAAGTCTGCGACGTCATCCAACTGCCCGCCTTCCTCGCCCGCCAAACCGACCTCGTCGTCGCCATGGCAAAAACCGGCAACGTCATCAACATCAAAAAACCCCAGTTCCTCAGCCCCTCGCAGATGAAAAACATCGTCGAAAAATTCCAAGAAGCAGGCAACGGACAAATCATCCTGTGCGAACGCGGTGCCAACTTCGGCTACGACAACCTCGTCGTCGATATGCTCGGCTTCGGCGTCATGAAACAAACCTGCGGCGGCCTGCCCGTCATCTTCGACGTCACCCACTCCCTACAAACCCGCGAATCCGGTGCCGCTGCATCCGGCGGACGACGCGCGCAAGTGCTGGATTTGGCGCTCGCCGGCATGGCAACCCGCCTCGCAGGCCTCTTCCTCGAATCACACCCCAACCCCGACCAAGCCAAATGCGACGGCCCCAGCGCCCTGCCGCTTGCCCAACTGGAAGACTTCCTGACCCGCGTCAAAGCCGTGGACGAAACCGTCAAATCCTTCGCGCCTATGGACATCCGTTAA
- a CDS encoding DUF2788 domain-containing protein: MSEAEFSDWAMKICLTGLVIFLGFIVWNLGKESKAGKFGIAILFLVLGLGVFGFIFKEVLIKFIALP; this comes from the coding sequence ATGAGTGAAGCGGAATTTTCCGATTGGGCGATGAAAATCTGCCTGACCGGACTGGTTATTTTCTTGGGTTTTATCGTCTGGAACTTGGGCAAGGAATCCAAGGCGGGCAAATTTGGCATCGCGATTTTGTTCCTGGTATTGGGCTTGGGTGTGTTCGGCTTTATTTTCAAAGAAGTGCTGATTAAATTCATCGCCCTGCCTTGA
- the metZ gene encoding O-succinylhomoserine sulfhydrylase, whose product MSKKLHPQTLAIRGGKEQTEYREHNQALFLTSSFMWDSAQHAADLFSKKIKGFTYTRTANPTTAAFEKRIAALEGAERAVATSTGMSAIQAAFFTFLQAGDHVISSRSLFGTTVGFINNIVTKFGIEVSHVSPTDVDEWKAAVKANTKMLFLETPSNPLGEVADLEALAELAHSIGALLVVDNSLLSPVGSQPLKHGADISVSSATKAIDGHGRVMGGVLAGSEELMTQVAVYCNSCGLAMSPFNAWQLLSGVETLSLRMEKQFDNALKIAQWLQAQPQVQAVYYTGLPDHPQAELIRKQQNGGGIVIGFEVADTDAAWKIVDSVELFSRTANLGDVRSTITHPWTTTHGRMQPEEKLAANIRPGLVRLSVGLEYVDDLIDDLKQALAR is encoded by the coding sequence ATGAGTAAAAAACTCCACCCGCAGACGCTCGCCATACGCGGCGGCAAAGAGCAAACCGAATACCGCGAACACAATCAGGCATTGTTTCTCACCAGCAGCTTCATGTGGGACAGCGCCCAACATGCCGCTGATTTGTTTTCCAAAAAAATCAAAGGGTTCACTTATACCCGTACTGCCAACCCGACCACAGCCGCCTTTGAAAAACGCATCGCTGCCTTAGAAGGCGCGGAACGCGCGGTCGCCACTTCGACCGGTATGTCCGCGATTCAGGCGGCGTTTTTCACCTTCCTGCAGGCGGGCGACCATGTGATTTCCAGCCGCAGCCTGTTCGGCACGACCGTCGGCTTTATCAATAACATCGTCACCAAATTCGGCATCGAAGTGAGCCATGTGTCGCCGACCGATGTGGACGAATGGAAAGCCGCCGTCAAAGCCAACACCAAAATGCTGTTTTTGGAAACACCGTCCAACCCCTTGGGCGAAGTGGCCGACTTGGAAGCCTTGGCAGAATTGGCGCACAGCATCGGTGCGCTTTTGGTGGTGGACAACAGCCTGCTGTCGCCCGTCGGCTCGCAGCCTTTGAAACACGGCGCGGATATTTCCGTTTCCTCCGCAACCAAAGCCATCGACGGACACGGGCGCGTGATGGGCGGCGTGTTGGCGGGTTCGGAAGAATTGATGACGCAGGTCGCTGTTTACTGCAACTCTTGCGGGCTGGCGATGTCGCCGTTTAACGCATGGCAGTTGTTGAGCGGCGTAGAAACCCTGTCGCTGCGTATGGAAAAACAGTTCGACAACGCCCTGAAAATCGCCCAATGGCTGCAAGCGCAGCCGCAGGTTCAAGCCGTTTACTACACCGGATTGCCTGACCATCCGCAGGCGGAGCTTATCCGCAAACAGCAAAACGGCGGCGGCATCGTCATCGGCTTTGAAGTCGCCGACACTGACGCCGCGTGGAAAATCGTGGACAGCGTTGAACTCTTCTCCCGTACTGCCAACCTCGGCGACGTGCGCTCGACCATTACCCACCCGTGGACAACCACGCACGGTAGAATGCAGCCCGAAGAAAAACTCGCCGCCAATATTCGCCCCGGACTGGTGCGCCTGTCCGTCGGTTTGGAATACGTCGATGATTTGATTGATGATTTGAAACAGGCATTGGCGCGTTAA